A single genomic interval of Aureibacillus halotolerans harbors:
- the recN gene encoding DNA repair protein RecN → MLSELRIKNFAIIEDLSLSFDEGLSVLTGETGAGKSIIIDAIYLLMGSRGSNEFVRHGSERAEIDGLFNFEDKSSVHKKLQSMGIDTEDGMVVLSRSISRKGKNVCRLNHKLVTLGMLREVGQHFIDIHGQHENQDLMKSERHLPLLDLYAGKKLAQPLNEYQRLFKAFKQLQHRYASLTNNEQEAAQRIDLLRFQLNDIQSAQLELGEGETLQAEKQQLGNYEKLYDALHLSYNALYGDQKGLDWVGMAMNQMETIAPLEDSYTKLHQTLAESFYAIEEASFTMRQFADQLEHDPDRLDHIERRLQEIAGLKRKYGSNEEEILKYASSLEEELDTLEHRDDHIAKTKNELEEVKKDLLLEAAQLTEIRQREAKLLEKAIHNELRAVYMDKTKFNIQWSSTDNPTEHGVDHVEFFISTNPGEPLKPLAKVASGGELSRMMLAIKSIFSTHQQKTAIVFDEVDTGVSGRVAQAMAEKIYSLSTHSQVLCISHLPQVAAMADHHLSIVKTSSKGRTSTSVEKLKMEDVQNEIARMIAGTEVTELTKKHATELIDLAMTYKKNA, encoded by the coding sequence ATGCTCTCCGAACTTCGAATCAAGAATTTTGCAATCATTGAGGACTTGTCTTTGTCCTTTGATGAGGGGTTGTCCGTACTAACGGGTGAAACAGGAGCAGGAAAATCCATCATCATTGATGCGATTTATTTGCTCATGGGATCAAGAGGATCCAATGAGTTTGTCCGTCATGGCAGCGAGCGTGCTGAAATTGATGGTCTTTTTAATTTCGAAGATAAGTCGTCTGTACATAAGAAACTGCAAAGCATGGGTATTGACACGGAAGATGGCATGGTTGTCCTTTCACGATCGATTTCACGAAAAGGAAAAAATGTATGCCGGCTGAATCACAAGCTTGTGACATTGGGAATGCTCCGAGAGGTAGGTCAGCATTTCATTGATATCCATGGACAACATGAAAATCAGGACCTTATGAAATCTGAAAGACATCTCCCTCTGTTAGATCTTTATGCAGGGAAGAAGCTTGCTCAGCCTCTAAACGAGTACCAACGTCTGTTTAAAGCGTTTAAGCAGCTTCAGCATAGATACGCATCACTTACGAACAATGAACAAGAAGCTGCACAACGAATTGATCTTCTTCGTTTTCAGTTAAATGATATCCAGTCCGCACAACTTGAGCTTGGCGAAGGGGAAACGCTCCAAGCTGAGAAGCAACAGCTTGGCAATTATGAAAAGCTATATGATGCTCTCCACCTGTCGTACAATGCCCTTTATGGAGACCAAAAAGGCCTTGATTGGGTGGGGATGGCGATGAATCAAATGGAAACGATCGCACCGTTAGAGGACTCTTATACAAAACTGCACCAAACATTGGCTGAAAGTTTTTATGCAATAGAAGAAGCTTCTTTTACAATGCGTCAGTTTGCCGACCAGCTTGAGCATGACCCAGACCGTTTGGATCACATCGAACGAAGATTACAGGAAATTGCCGGTTTAAAGCGTAAGTATGGGTCAAATGAAGAAGAGATTTTGAAGTACGCCTCTTCGTTGGAAGAAGAGCTTGATACACTCGAGCACCGAGATGATCATATTGCAAAAACGAAAAATGAGCTTGAAGAGGTAAAAAAGGACCTTCTTCTTGAGGCAGCTCAGTTAACGGAAATCCGCCAGCGTGAAGCAAAGCTACTTGAAAAAGCGATTCACAACGAACTGAGAGCTGTGTATATGGACAAGACAAAATTTAACATTCAGTGGTCGTCCACAGACAATCCAACAGAACATGGCGTGGATCATGTCGAGTTTTTTATAAGTACCAACCCTGGTGAACCGCTAAAACCACTTGCAAAAGTCGCTTCTGGAGGTGAGCTTTCGCGGATGATGCTGGCGATCAAGAGCATCTTTTCAACTCATCAGCAAAAAACAGCGATCGTATTTGATGAAGTGGACACTGGTGTAAGTGGCCGGGTAGCGCAGGCGATGGCAGAGAAAATTTACTCCCTATCCACGCATTCTCAAGTGTTATGTATTTCACACTTACCTCAAGTAGCAGCCATGGCCGATCACCATTTATCAATCGTCAAAACGTCATCGAAAGGCAGAACATCGACATCCGTTGAAAAACTAAAAATGGAAGACGTACAAAATGAAATTGCTCGAATGATTGCGGGAACTGAGGTCACAGAGCTTACGAAAAAACATGCAACAGAACTGATTGACCTTGCAATGACGTACAAAAAAAATGCGTGA
- the ahrC gene encoding transcriptional regulator AhrC/ArgR: MSKAQRLIKIRELIAQHDIETQEELVDRLRDADFTVTQATISRDIKELHLVKVSTEEGVYKYSLPADHRFNPLEKLKRYLMDSFVKIDAAGNLLVIKLLPGNAQSIGAIIDHLDWEEIVGCICGDDTCLIICRTPENAVELREKIIHML; this comes from the coding sequence GTGAGCAAAGCTCAACGATTAATTAAAATTAGAGAACTGATCGCTCAACATGATATTGAAACACAGGAAGAGCTCGTTGACCGACTCCGAGACGCCGATTTTACTGTCACACAAGCGACGATCTCAAGAGACATTAAAGAGCTCCATCTAGTCAAAGTATCTACAGAAGAAGGCGTATACAAATACAGCTTGCCTGCTGACCATCGATTTAATCCACTTGAGAAGCTGAAGCGTTATTTAATGGATTCTTTCGTAAAGATAGATGCGGCAGGGAACCTTCTCGTTATAAAGCTTTTGCCTGGGAATGCTCAATCGATAGGGGCCATTATTGACCATTTGGATTGGGAAGAGATTGTTGGCTGCATATGTGGAGACGATACGTGCTTAATCATCTGTAGAACGCCAGAAAACGCTGTTGAGCTGAGGGAAAAAATCATTCACATGCTGTAG
- a CDS encoding TlyA family RNA methyltransferase, which yields MKEKTERVDVLLVQQQLIDTREKAKRSIMAGLVFAGSERIDKPGTKLPINTSLRVKGKEHPYVGRGGLKLEKAISHFSLDLTGKIMVDIGASTGGFTDCALQNGATLVYAVDVGTNQLAWSLRSNAQVVVMEKTNFRYATKDMFDRGQPTVASIDVSFISLGQMFPPLKEIVAENADIIALIKPQFEAGRELVGKKGIVKDKSVHLQVIVDVIAKAEEKGFNCEQLTYSPITGGDGNIEFLAHFKAGPASSSVTKEAAQEAVNLAHEALRKASD from the coding sequence ATGAAAGAGAAAACAGAGCGCGTGGACGTTCTTTTAGTTCAGCAACAATTGATTGACACAAGAGAGAAAGCAAAACGTTCTATTATGGCAGGCCTAGTTTTCGCAGGAAGTGAGCGCATTGATAAGCCAGGGACAAAACTGCCAATTAACACAAGCTTAAGAGTTAAAGGGAAAGAGCATCCATATGTTGGGCGTGGTGGCCTGAAGCTTGAAAAAGCGATCTCCCATTTTTCACTCGATTTAACTGGAAAGATTATGGTGGACATTGGCGCTTCTACCGGTGGATTTACAGATTGCGCCCTTCAAAATGGGGCCACCTTAGTTTATGCTGTGGACGTCGGGACAAATCAGCTTGCCTGGTCCCTACGGTCAAACGCTCAAGTCGTGGTGATGGAAAAAACCAATTTCCGATACGCCACAAAGGACATGTTTGATCGTGGGCAACCAACTGTTGCCTCCATTGATGTTTCTTTTATCTCTTTGGGACAAATGTTTCCACCTTTGAAAGAGATTGTAGCGGAAAATGCGGATATCATTGCACTTATAAAGCCGCAATTTGAAGCAGGACGTGAACTTGTAGGCAAGAAGGGGATCGTTAAGGACAAGAGCGTTCACCTGCAAGTGATTGTCGACGTGATCGCCAAAGCTGAAGAAAAAGGATTTAATTGCGAGCAGCTCACGTATTCTCCGATCACTGGAGGCGATGGGAATATTGAATTCCTCGCTCATTTTAAGGCAGGACCTGCTTCTTCAAGTGTGACAAAAGAGGCAGCGCAAGAGGCTGTAAACCTCGCTCATGAGGCACTTCGAAAAGCAAGTGACTAA
- the dxs gene encoding 1-deoxy-D-xylulose-5-phosphate synthase, translated as MDLGKIQHPGFLKDMQHGDLEKLAADIRHFLITNIAKTGGHIGPNLGVVELTLMLHKTFSSPEDKFLWDVGHQAYVHKILTGRANQFGTLRQYKGLCGFPKRSESEHDVWETGHSSTSLSGAMGMAAARDIKNANYHIVPIIGDGALTGGMALEALNHIGHEKRKMIVVLNDNEMSIAPNVGAMHNMLGRLRTAGKYKWAKEELEYLLKKIPVMGGKLASTAERVKDSLKYLMVSGMFFEEMGFTYLGPLDGHSFEELEDHLQYAKKIDGPVLLHVVTKKGKGYTPAESDSIGTWHGTGPYKIDSGEFVKPVNGPPAWSKVVSDEIIKGAEKDKRVAVITPAMPVGSKLETFADLYPERFFDVGIAEQHATTMAAGMAADGMKPVLSIYSTFLQRAYDQLVHDVARQNLNVFLTIDRCGLVGADGETHQGVFDVSFLRHLPNMVVMMPKDENEGQAMVKTGLAYEDGPIAMRFPRGNAAAAPTEDEKDIIPIGSWEELTEGNDVAVLAVGTMIQPALEAAATLRAENISVKVINARFIKPLDEAMLHKLCQQGTPLLTVEETVLQGGFGSAVLEFMEEHEHRDIAIKRMGVPDRFIEHGSPKELLKEIGLTSTNIAAQIRDLCKSEHQNHQQRA; from the coding sequence ATGGACCTTGGGAAGATTCAACATCCCGGATTTTTAAAAGACATGCAGCACGGTGATCTTGAAAAGTTAGCAGCTGATATACGCCATTTTCTAATCACAAATATCGCCAAAACAGGTGGGCATATTGGACCTAACCTTGGTGTTGTGGAATTAACACTTATGCTTCATAAAACCTTCTCTTCTCCTGAAGATAAATTTCTTTGGGATGTTGGGCATCAGGCATATGTGCATAAGATTTTGACAGGTCGTGCAAATCAATTTGGTACGTTAAGACAATACAAAGGATTATGCGGTTTTCCAAAACGAAGCGAAAGTGAGCACGATGTTTGGGAAACAGGGCATAGCTCAACTTCTTTATCCGGCGCAATGGGAATGGCAGCAGCACGAGACATAAAAAACGCCAACTACCATATTGTTCCAATCATCGGTGATGGGGCACTCACAGGCGGAATGGCGCTTGAAGCGTTGAATCACATTGGGCATGAAAAACGAAAAATGATTGTTGTTCTCAACGACAATGAAATGTCAATTGCCCCTAATGTTGGCGCGATGCACAATATGCTTGGACGTTTACGTACAGCAGGAAAATACAAGTGGGCAAAAGAAGAGCTCGAGTATTTACTGAAAAAAATTCCGGTCATGGGTGGAAAACTTGCTTCAACAGCAGAGCGCGTGAAAGATAGCTTAAAATATTTAATGGTCTCTGGAATGTTTTTTGAGGAAATGGGCTTTACGTACTTAGGCCCTTTAGACGGACATTCGTTTGAGGAATTAGAGGATCATTTGCAATATGCTAAAAAAATTGACGGACCTGTATTACTTCATGTCGTAACGAAAAAAGGTAAAGGGTATACGCCAGCTGAGTCTGATAGCATTGGGACGTGGCATGGAACGGGTCCGTATAAAATTGATTCTGGTGAATTTGTCAAGCCAGTGAATGGACCGCCTGCCTGGAGCAAAGTCGTTAGCGATGAGATTATTAAAGGGGCAGAAAAGGACAAAAGAGTCGCTGTGATTACACCTGCGATGCCTGTAGGATCTAAGCTCGAAACGTTCGCAGACTTGTATCCAGAGCGTTTTTTTGATGTCGGAATTGCTGAGCAGCATGCCACGACAATGGCAGCAGGAATGGCAGCAGACGGCATGAAACCTGTGCTATCGATCTATTCGACGTTTTTGCAAAGAGCATATGATCAACTCGTTCATGACGTCGCAAGACAAAACTTAAATGTATTCCTAACCATCGACCGATGTGGTCTTGTCGGCGCTGACGGTGAGACGCATCAAGGTGTGTTTGACGTCAGTTTCTTACGACATTTGCCAAACATGGTCGTCATGATGCCGAAGGACGAAAATGAAGGCCAAGCCATGGTGAAAACGGGACTTGCTTATGAAGATGGGCCAATTGCTATGCGCTTTCCAAGAGGAAATGCAGCAGCAGCTCCAACAGAAGACGAAAAAGATATCATTCCGATTGGCTCTTGGGAAGAGCTGACTGAAGGCAATGACGTGGCTGTTCTTGCTGTTGGTACAATGATCCAGCCTGCCTTAGAAGCGGCAGCCACGCTTCGTGCTGAAAACATTTCAGTAAAGGTGATTAATGCTCGATTTATTAAACCGCTTGACGAAGCAATGCTGCATAAGCTTTGCCAACAAGGGACCCCATTGCTCACAGTTGAGGAAACGGTTCTTCAAGGAGGTTTTGGATCAGCAGTCCTTGAGTTTATGGAGGAGCATGAGCACCGTGACATTGCCATCAAACGAATGGGTGTGCCGGATCGCTTTATAGAGCACGGTAGCCCAAAAGAGCTTCTTAAGGAAATCGGCTTAACGTCTACAAATATCGCTGCACAAATTCGTGATTTATGTAAAAGTGAGCATCAAAATCACCAGCAAAGGGCCTAA
- a CDS encoding polyprenyl synthetase family protein codes for MNNDLHTYLKDNKKFIDQALLNYLDQKGPASLLSAMTYSIKAGGKRLRPILMIATAEALGSSREVCVPVACALEMIHTYSLIHDDLPSMDNDDFRRGQPTNHKVYGEGMAILSGDALLTHAFYVLGEGKRFLDAETVLRLYQMLAEAAGPTGMVGGQVLDLEAEEQQTPLDSLENIHRNKTGALLRFSIIAGAIIGNASEEELSTLHTFAAHLGLAFQIKDDILDVEGDVDVIGKPIGSDEVNHKSTFPSLLTLDGAKQRLSQEVEMAEQALTRLHLSESSMLRAITHYMVQRVS; via the coding sequence ATGAATAATGACTTACACACGTATTTAAAAGACAATAAAAAGTTCATTGACCAGGCCCTTCTTAACTACCTAGACCAAAAAGGTCCCGCCTCGCTTTTATCTGCAATGACCTATTCCATTAAAGCAGGAGGCAAGCGTCTACGTCCCATTCTAATGATCGCTACTGCGGAGGCGTTAGGGAGTTCTAGAGAAGTGTGTGTGCCCGTTGCATGTGCGTTGGAAATGATTCATACGTATTCACTCATTCACGATGATCTGCCCTCAATGGATAATGATGATTTCCGTAGAGGTCAGCCAACAAATCATAAAGTGTATGGCGAAGGTATGGCCATTTTGTCAGGGGACGCTCTTTTAACTCATGCGTTTTATGTACTCGGAGAAGGCAAACGTTTTTTGGACGCAGAGACGGTACTTCGCCTGTACCAAATGCTCGCTGAAGCAGCTGGGCCAACTGGCATGGTAGGCGGACAGGTCCTTGATTTGGAAGCAGAGGAGCAACAAACGCCTCTAGACTCATTAGAAAACATTCATCGTAATAAGACAGGCGCTTTGCTTCGTTTTTCAATTATTGCTGGTGCCATCATCGGGAATGCATCTGAAGAAGAATTATCGACTTTACATACGTTTGCCGCTCATTTAGGACTAGCGTTTCAAATTAAGGACGACATTTTGGATGTCGAAGGCGATGTAGACGTTATCGGAAAACCTATTGGCAGTGATGAGGTAAATCATAAAAGTACGTTTCCTAGCTTGTTAACTCTAGACGGGGCGAAACAACGATTGAGTCAGGAAGTCGAGATGGCTGAACAAGCCCTTACAAGACTGCATCTTTCGGAGAGCTCTATGCTACGTGCAATCACACATTATATGGTGCAGCGCGTATCCTAA
- a CDS encoding exodeoxyribonuclease VII small subunit → MDKNDKTFEVAMKELEQIVEKLEEGDVPLEKAIAFFQEGVQLTKLCHDKLQTVEGQMDQILTEQGTFAPFSLREEEESDE, encoded by the coding sequence ATGGACAAGAATGACAAAACGTTTGAAGTAGCGATGAAGGAGCTAGAGCAAATCGTTGAAAAGTTAGAAGAAGGCGATGTGCCTCTGGAAAAAGCGATTGCTTTTTTTCAAGAAGGAGTCCAATTAACCAAACTATGTCATGACAAGCTTCAAACCGTGGAAGGTCAAATGGATCAGATTCTAACAGAACAAGGAACATTCGCCCCATTCTCCTTGCGTGAGGAAGAGGAAAGCGATGAATAA
- the xseA gene encoding exodeoxyribonuclease VII large subunit — MNENTLTVTAITKYIKKKFDVDRNLQDIWFRGELSNVKLHSRGHLYCTIKDDTARIQAVMFQTDRMKLSFEPENGMKVLVRGSISVYQPYGQYQTTVTELQPDGVGALHLAFEQLKEKLTQEGLFAQDRKKQLPLFPSTIGVVTSPTGAAIRDVLITLKRRFPSAQVLIYPVLVQGKNAAGSIVQALKVAQRQAQADVLIVGRGGGSIEELWAFNEEEVARTIANCSIPVISAVGHETDTTIADFVADVRAATPTGAAELAVPDMREWKQRTNDLHLRLQRATKQKIQKQSERLQRLQSSYAFKYPRQLVNQKQQELDRAFDDLLQIMKQGIHRNRMSQQQLAARLTRQSPQKMLSRAQEQQGKLSERLHKSLQSLLKDRQATIQEKSRQLDALSPLKVMSRGYSVVYNNGHVVTSVDHVHLDDELDLRVNGGHISTKVTSIAKEDTRDGQE; from the coding sequence ATGAACGAGAATACCCTCACGGTGACTGCCATTACGAAATATATTAAGAAAAAATTTGATGTGGATAGGAATTTGCAGGACATTTGGTTTAGAGGTGAACTCTCTAACGTAAAGCTGCATTCACGAGGTCATCTGTATTGCACGATCAAGGACGACACTGCTCGCATTCAAGCAGTAATGTTTCAAACCGACAGGATGAAACTGTCGTTTGAACCTGAAAACGGTATGAAGGTGCTCGTAAGGGGAAGTATTTCTGTTTATCAACCCTATGGCCAATATCAAACAACGGTGACGGAGCTCCAGCCAGATGGTGTTGGAGCCCTTCATCTTGCCTTTGAGCAATTAAAGGAAAAGCTTACGCAAGAAGGTTTATTTGCTCAAGATAGGAAAAAACAGCTGCCTCTATTTCCAAGCACAATCGGAGTTGTGACTTCGCCAACAGGAGCGGCTATTCGTGATGTGTTGATTACATTGAAACGTCGATTTCCATCTGCTCAGGTGCTCATTTATCCCGTATTGGTGCAAGGAAAAAATGCCGCTGGGTCAATTGTACAAGCATTAAAGGTCGCACAAAGACAAGCGCAAGCGGACGTGCTCATCGTAGGTCGAGGTGGGGGCTCCATAGAAGAGTTATGGGCCTTTAATGAGGAAGAAGTTGCGCGAACGATTGCGAATTGTTCCATCCCTGTTATTTCTGCTGTAGGCCATGAAACGGATACTACGATTGCTGATTTTGTTGCTGATGTTCGTGCAGCGACGCCAACAGGAGCGGCAGAACTCGCAGTGCCTGATATGCGCGAATGGAAGCAACGAACGAATGATCTTCACCTCCGCTTGCAGCGGGCTACGAAACAAAAGATTCAGAAGCAATCAGAGCGTCTTCAACGCTTGCAATCCTCTTACGCATTTAAATATCCACGCCAATTAGTGAACCAAAAACAACAGGAGCTTGATCGCGCCTTTGACGATCTTCTCCAAATAATGAAACAAGGAATTCATCGGAATAGGATGTCACAGCAACAACTTGCTGCCCGCTTAACGAGACAATCCCCACAAAAGATGCTCTCACGTGCACAAGAGCAACAAGGCAAGCTGTCCGAACGCTTGCATAAGTCGTTACAATCGCTTTTAAAAGACCGTCAAGCAACGATACAGGAAAAGTCACGTCAATTGGATGCATTGAGTCCTCTAAAGGTCATGAGTCGAGGATACAGTGTCGTTTACAACAATGGTCACGTCGTTACATCGGTGGACCATGTTCATCTAGACGATGAGCTAGATCTTCGTGTAAATGGTGGTCATATCTCTACGAAGGTTACATCTATTGCCAAGGAGGACACAAGGGATGGACAAGAATGA
- the nusB gene encoding transcription antitermination factor NusB: protein MNRHQAREFAFKILFQMDVSDTELEDAMQHALEEEEASDFCLQLIQGVLEHQAEIDVVITKHLKNWTIDRMANVDRTILRISLFELLYVEEIPFAVSINEAVELAKIYGDDEASKFVNGLLSNASKEI from the coding sequence ATGAATCGCCATCAGGCTAGAGAGTTTGCGTTTAAAATACTTTTTCAAATGGATGTAAGTGATACGGAGCTAGAAGATGCTATGCAGCATGCGCTTGAGGAGGAAGAGGCGAGTGACTTTTGCTTGCAGCTTATTCAAGGCGTGTTAGAACACCAAGCGGAGATTGATGTTGTGATTACCAAACACTTGAAGAACTGGACCATTGATCGTATGGCCAATGTGGATCGAACCATTTTAAGGATTTCGCTATTCGAGCTTTTGTATGTTGAGGAGATCCCTTTTGCGGTGTCGATAAATGAGGCTGTTGAATTGGCAAAAATCTATGGAGATGATGAGGCGTCTAAGTTTGTGAATGGTCTCTTATCCAATGCGTCTAAAGAGATATAG
- a CDS encoding Asp23/Gls24 family envelope stress response protein: MSDIQRLEMDAKDEGLGKIEIAPEVIEVIASIAASEMDGVFSMQGTFAGGVAERLGKRNHGKGVKVELGDEGIIIDLYLTMQFGVSIPDVSEKLQTHIRQTLMTMTALTIHEINIHIVGIQF; this comes from the coding sequence ATGTCAGACATTCAGCGTTTAGAAATGGATGCGAAAGACGAAGGCCTGGGTAAAATTGAAATTGCTCCTGAAGTCATTGAAGTGATTGCCAGCATTGCGGCGTCAGAAATGGACGGTGTGTTTTCGATGCAAGGGACATTTGCTGGAGGTGTCGCTGAGCGATTAGGTAAGCGAAACCACGGCAAGGGCGTCAAGGTTGAACTTGGAGACGAGGGCATCATTATTGATTTGTACTTGACCATGCAGTTTGGCGTCTCCATTCCTGATGTGTCTGAAAAATTACAGACACATATTAGGCAAACGCTAATGACGATGACGGCGCTCACAATCCACGAAATTAATATTCATATTGTTGGCATTCAGTTTTGA
- the accC gene encoding acetyl-CoA carboxylase biotin carboxylase subunit → MTKTIHKLLIANRGEIAVRIIRAAKEMGISTVAVHSTADRDALHVQLADEAYCIGPTASAQSYLNFTNIMSVATLTGVDAIHPGYGFLAENADFAEICNDCSVTFVGPTAEAISKMGTKDVARETMREAGVPIVPGSKGLVEGEEDAKRIAQDIGYPVIIKATAGGGGKGIRVAHTEEELIQGLHMTQKEAATAFGNPGVYLEKYIERFRHVEIQVLADEHGNTIHLGERDCTIQRRLQKLVEETPSPAISEETRQRMGEAAVQAAQAVGYTGAGTVEFIYDVDEDQYYFMEMNTRIQVEHPVTEMVTGVDLIKEQIRVAEGHPLRYEQDDIVLNGYSMECRINAEDPYKNFMPSPGEVSVYLPPGGFGVRVDSAVYPGYVIPPYYDSMVAKLIVHGTTRKEVVARMQRALSEFVIEGVKTTIPFHLELMEHPVFREGVFTTTFLQEYDVLKK, encoded by the coding sequence ATGACAAAAACGATCCATAAGTTACTCATTGCAAATCGTGGGGAAATTGCTGTTCGCATTATTCGTGCTGCCAAGGAGATGGGCATTTCGACCGTTGCTGTGCATTCTACAGCTGATCGTGACGCACTACATGTTCAACTCGCTGATGAAGCCTATTGCATTGGGCCAACAGCCTCCGCTCAAAGCTACTTGAATTTCACAAACATCATGAGCGTTGCAACACTTACTGGCGTGGATGCCATCCATCCTGGCTATGGCTTTCTCGCGGAGAATGCTGATTTTGCTGAAATCTGTAATGACTGCTCTGTGACCTTTGTTGGACCAACTGCTGAAGCCATTTCAAAAATGGGAACAAAGGATGTTGCCAGGGAAACGATGCGTGAAGCTGGTGTGCCTATTGTTCCTGGGTCAAAGGGCTTGGTTGAAGGTGAAGAGGATGCGAAACGGATTGCACAAGACATTGGTTATCCTGTCATCATTAAAGCAACAGCAGGAGGCGGTGGGAAGGGCATTCGTGTCGCCCACACAGAAGAGGAGTTAATTCAGGGCTTGCATATGACCCAAAAAGAAGCAGCTACGGCCTTCGGCAATCCTGGTGTCTACTTAGAAAAGTACATTGAGCGGTTCCGCCATGTCGAAATTCAAGTGCTTGCAGATGAACATGGAAATACCATTCACCTCGGTGAGCGCGATTGTACGATTCAGCGTCGCCTGCAAAAGCTTGTGGAAGAAACCCCTTCACCAGCCATAAGTGAAGAAACGCGACAACGTATGGGAGAGGCGGCGGTTCAGGCTGCCCAAGCTGTCGGCTACACAGGTGCAGGAACAGTTGAATTCATCTATGATGTTGATGAAGATCAATATTACTTCATGGAAATGAATACAAGAATTCAGGTGGAGCATCCGGTCACAGAAATGGTGACAGGTGTTGATTTAATTAAAGAGCAAATTCGAGTTGCAGAGGGTCATCCACTTCGTTACGAACAGGACGATATTGTGTTGAATGGCTATTCGATGGAATGTCGTATCAATGCGGAGGATCCATACAAAAACTTTATGCCTTCCCCTGGAGAAGTGAGCGTGTATTTGCCTCCAGGTGGTTTTGGAGTTCGAGTTGACTCTGCTGTGTATCCAGGATATGTGATCCCTCCATACTATGACTCAATGGTTGCAAAGCTCATTGTTCACGGAACTACAAGAAAAGAAGTCGTCGCAAGAATGCAGCGTGCTTTGAGTGAATTTGTTATTGAAGGCGTGAAGACAACAATTCCTTTTCACCTGGAATTAATGGAACATCCAGTGTTTAGAGAAGGGGTATTCACCACTACCTTTTTGCAAGAATACGATGTGCTAAAAAAGTAA
- the accB gene encoding acetyl-CoA carboxylase biotin carboxyl carrier protein gives MLNLKEIQELIHMLDQSSVDELDLENEGFRLQLKKSKVYTSEPVALPEVRASQPQVVREESSVDVEEEQPQTHLQEITSPMVGTFYASPSPDAKAYVQPGDTISSGKVVCILEAMKLFNEIESEVSGTIEKVLVENGQLVEYGQPLFLVKPE, from the coding sequence TTGTTAAACCTTAAAGAAATCCAAGAACTGATCCATATGCTCGACCAATCAAGTGTTGATGAACTAGATTTAGAAAATGAAGGGTTCCGCCTTCAGCTTAAAAAAAGTAAAGTGTATACGTCAGAGCCTGTCGCTCTACCAGAGGTGCGAGCTTCGCAGCCGCAAGTCGTTAGAGAAGAGTCGTCAGTGGACGTAGAAGAGGAACAACCACAAACTCATTTGCAGGAAATCACATCACCGATGGTAGGGACATTTTATGCTTCACCGTCGCCTGATGCCAAAGCGTACGTTCAACCAGGAGACACTATATCTTCAGGGAAGGTTGTTTGTATTCTAGAAGCAATGAAGTTATTTAATGAAATTGAGTCAGAAGTCTCAGGAACGATCGAAAAGGTGCTCGTTGAAAATGGCCAGCTCGTTGAATATGGACAGCCACTTTTCCTCGTAAAGCCGGAGTGA
- a CDS encoding SpoIIIAH-like family protein: MLLKKQTVWLLTMLSLVIVLSVYYMTAPPQSDYAQSLPDENETADATQGDEQDAEQPPAEDDASAAPGDEEQGVEDGNTTMEEEVFFSSVGSNEQFTAMRLELNEARSKQIESFEEQIASQDLTSEERNGAYNEMVELQNLESKEAIIETRLRQEGFKDALVRVEGSDVNVTVISEEQTKHLANQVMATVREELGQNTFAVVEMKPAE; the protein is encoded by the coding sequence ATGTTACTAAAAAAACAAACGGTTTGGCTACTAACCATGCTGAGTTTGGTGATTGTCCTCTCCGTCTATTATATGACGGCACCACCACAATCAGATTATGCGCAATCATTGCCTGATGAAAATGAAACAGCTGATGCGACGCAAGGTGATGAGCAAGACGCTGAACAGCCTCCAGCTGAAGATGATGCGTCAGCTGCACCTGGAGATGAGGAGCAAGGAGTCGAGGATGGAAACACAACAATGGAGGAAGAAGTCTTTTTCTCTTCAGTGGGGTCAAACGAACAATTTACAGCTATGCGCCTTGAATTAAATGAAGCTCGCAGCAAGCAAATCGAAAGCTTCGAAGAACAGATTGCCTCGCAGGATTTAACAAGTGAGGAACGTAATGGGGCATATAATGAAATGGTTGAGCTTCAAAATCTTGAAAGCAAAGAAGCGATCATAGAAACAAGACTTCGACAAGAAGGCTTTAAAGACGCTTTAGTTCGTGTTGAAGGTTCAGATGTCAATGTCACTGTAATTTCTGAAGAACAAACAAAGCACTTAGCGAATCAAGTCATGGCTACCGTTCGAGAAGAGCTAGGGCAGAATACCTTCGCTGTTGTTGAAATGAAGCCTGCTGAGTAA